A part of Streptomyces sp. NBC_00557 genomic DNA contains:
- a CDS encoding ATP-binding protein, which translates to MIPSAPLGTDAAADRSGRGAGGGIPAGAGSRAGQGAASGGGAAERRFRFELAAHPGSVAQARRLAHAWLTGWSVCADTCDSAALVLSELVTNAIVHTASSRVVCELHDRADTVRIAVHDEGCAPGEPHSSPQRPEEEHGRGLLLVDALCLSWGAQEHGPGLLVWAELARRTDTADDTAAPRDDLGWGARPKPDRPDDSDEDDSPEGRQDAAGLLSPRHPEHKPRRGTPEPHPHRLLDRPPHQPPHQGADRHRTGERRVTDQHGAGEHRPEQHRIPDQHGAREHWPEQYRIPDQHRGGVQTGDHRHEQQRAGERP; encoded by the coding sequence GTGATTCCGTCCGCGCCCTTAGGAACAGACGCCGCCGCAGACCGGTCCGGTCGTGGCGCCGGTGGCGGTATCCCCGCGGGAGCCGGTTCGAGAGCGGGGCAGGGAGCAGCCTCCGGCGGGGGCGCTGCCGAGCGCCGGTTCCGCTTCGAGCTGGCCGCGCATCCGGGTTCCGTCGCCCAGGCCAGACGCCTCGCGCACGCCTGGCTGACCGGCTGGTCGGTGTGCGCGGACACCTGCGACAGCGCGGCCCTGGTCCTGTCCGAGCTGGTCACGAACGCGATCGTGCACACCGCGAGCAGCCGTGTGGTGTGCGAGCTGCACGACCGGGCCGACACCGTGCGCATAGCCGTACATGACGAGGGCTGCGCCCCGGGCGAACCCCACTCCTCCCCGCAGCGCCCTGAGGAGGAGCACGGGAGGGGACTGCTTCTCGTCGACGCTCTGTGTCTGTCCTGGGGCGCCCAGGAACACGGCCCCGGGCTGCTGGTCTGGGCCGAGCTGGCACGCCGGACGGACACGGCCGACGACACCGCCGCTCCGCGGGACGACCTGGGCTGGGGCGCCCGCCCCAAGCCGGACCGCCCGGACGACTCCGACGAGGACGACTCTCCGGAGGGCCGGCAGGACGCCGCCGGGCTCCTCAGCCCTCGCCATCCCGAGCACAAGCCCCGCCGTGGAACACCGGAGCCCCATCCGCACCGGCTCCTGGACCGCCCGCCGCACCAGCCTCCGCACCAAGGCGCCGACCGGCACCGCACAGGGGAACGCAGGGTCACCGACCAGCATGGGGCCGGAGAGCACCGGCCGGAGCAGCACCGGATCCCCGACCAGCATGGGGCCCGAGAGCACTGGCCGGAGCAATACCGGATCCCCGACCAGCATCGCGGTGGGGTTCAGACCGGCGATCACCGCCACGAGCAGCAGCGCGCCGGGGAGCGTCCGTGA
- a CDS encoding helix-turn-helix domain-containing protein — MSEPRSAPTVGQVVLGRRLSDLRERAGLKREEAARVLRVAPATVRRMEMAEVALKIPYLQLLLKAYGVPDDEAELFVQLAEEANKPGWWQRFHDILPGWFSMYVSLEGAASLIRSYEPHFVPGLLQTEDYARGVLKSGAVGQTSPEDIERHVALRMQRQELLTRPDAPRFWAVMDETALRRPVGSPEVMRAQIDKLLEVTKLPQVTLQVVPFESGPHPGTYGPFVLFRFAMPELPDMVYSEYLTGAVYLDARAEVATHLEVMDRMAAQAATAQRTKEILRDLRKEL; from the coding sequence GTGAGCGAGCCGCGGTCCGCGCCGACGGTCGGGCAAGTCGTCCTCGGGCGACGCCTGTCGGACCTCCGGGAACGTGCCGGGCTGAAACGCGAGGAAGCCGCCCGTGTGCTGCGCGTCGCGCCCGCCACCGTCCGCCGGATGGAGATGGCCGAGGTCGCCCTCAAGATCCCGTACCTGCAACTGCTGCTGAAGGCCTACGGCGTACCCGACGACGAGGCCGAACTCTTCGTCCAGCTCGCCGAGGAGGCCAACAAGCCCGGCTGGTGGCAGCGTTTCCACGACATCCTCCCCGGCTGGTTCTCGATGTACGTCAGCCTCGAGGGCGCGGCCAGCCTGATCCGCTCCTACGAGCCGCACTTCGTCCCCGGCCTGCTCCAGACCGAGGACTACGCACGCGGTGTGCTCAAGTCAGGCGCCGTCGGCCAGACCAGCCCCGAGGACATCGAGCGGCACGTCGCCCTGCGCATGCAACGCCAGGAACTGCTCACCCGTCCCGACGCCCCCCGCTTCTGGGCGGTGATGGACGAGACCGCCCTGCGGCGCCCGGTCGGATCACCGGAGGTGATGCGGGCGCAGATCGACAAGTTGCTCGAGGTCACGAAGCTGCCCCAGGTGACCCTCCAGGTCGTCCCGTTCGAGAGCGGGCCGCACCCGGGGACGTACGGGCCCTTCGTGCTGTTCCGATTCGCCATGCCGGAGCTTCCGGACATGGTCTACAGCGAGTACCTGACCGGCGCCGTCTACCTGGACGCGCGCGCCGAGGTGGCGACCCATCTCGAGGTCATGGACCGCATGGCGGCACAGGCCGCTACGGCACAACGCACGAAGGAGATCCTCCGGGATCTCCGCAAGGAGCTGTGA